A DNA window from Zingiber officinale cultivar Zhangliang chromosome 3A, Zo_v1.1, whole genome shotgun sequence contains the following coding sequences:
- the LOC122052497 gene encoding probable dolichyl-diphosphooligosaccharide--protein glycosyltransferase subunit 3B — translation MAISIQIAAVLLLLMTGGAAGRSADDLVEELKSLRSQSPSGVIHLDDRLVSRFLTSVGTPRPYSLLIFFDANQLRSKAELRLPHLHSEFSLLSASFAAHHKDDASTSRIFFCDVEFEESQQSFDLFGVSSVPHVRLVPASTRSLRNSIPMDQSEFSRGAESMAEFLESKAKISLGGAILRPPRVSLRQVLFLLAAILISAPFLIRRILDGDTLIHDQRLWMSLALFVYFFGVSGTMHNIIHNMPMVLPDRSNPDRLIFFYQGSGMQLGAEGFAIGFLYMVVGLVLAFVAHLFVRFRSISAQRGFMLVGMLLAYWAVSKVIYLDNWKTGYSIHSFRPKSWW, via the coding sequence ATGGCTATCTCGATACAGATCGCCGCCGTGCTCCTCCTCCTCATGACTGGCGGCGCTGCTGGACGTTCAGCCGATGATCTTGTAGAGGAGCTGAAGTCTCTTAGGTCTCAGTCTCCCTCCGGCGTGATCCATCTCGACGACCGCCTCGTCTCCCGCTTCCTTACCTCCGTCGGCACGCCCCGCCCCTATTCTCTACTCATCTTCTTCGACGCCAACCAACTTCGTTCCAAGGCCGAGCTTCGCCTTCCCCATCTCCACTCCGAGTTCTCCCTCCTCTCCGCCTCCTTCGCCGCACATCATAAAGACGACGCCTCGACATCTCGCATCTTCTTTTGCGACGTCGAATTCGAGGAGTCTCAACAGTCGTTCGACCTCTTCGGAGTGTCCAGCGTGCCCCATGTCCGCCTCGTTCCGGCCTCTACTCGCTCGCTCCGCAATTCCATCCCTATGGACCAGTCCGAGTTCTCCCGCGGTGCTGAGTCCATGGCTGAATTCCTCGAGTCCAAGGCTAAGATCTCCCTCGGTGGAGCCATCCTGCGCCCTCCCCGTGTCTCTCTTCGCCAGGTCCTCTTCCTCCTCGCTGCCATCCTCATCTCCGCGCCTTTCCTAATTCGCCGCATCCTTGACGGCGACACTCTCATCCACGACCAGCGCCTCTGGATGTCCCTCGCCCTCTTTGTGTACTTCTTTGGCGTCTCCGGTACGATGcacaacatcatccataacatGCCCATGGTTTTGCCCGACCGCAGCAACCCGGATCGCTTAATCTTCTTCTACCAAGGATCTGGGATGCAGCTGGGGGCTGAGGGCTTCGCCATTGGCTTCCTGTACATGGTTGTTGGACTCGTTCTGGCCTTCGTTGCTCATTTGTTTGTAAGATTTAGAAGCATCTCAGCTCAGAGGGGATTCATGCTGGTGGGAATGCTACTGGCTTACTGGGCTGTGAGCAAGGTGATCTATTTAGATAATTGGAAGACTGGATACAGCATCCATAGTTTCCGTCCAAAAAGTTGGTGGTGA